TATGCGCGGTATCGCCCGTGTTGCCGGTAAAACAGTATTTATTGATAACGCCCTGCCGGGGGAAAAAGTGCATTTTCGCTACAACACTCGTCGTGCCCGCTTTGATGAGGGCACTGCTGTTGATATTTTGCAGGCTTCACCACAGCGCTGCGTACCACGCTGTCCCCATGTAGATCTCTGTGGTGGCTGCTCAATACAGCATCTACAAACGCGTGAACAAATTGCCGAAAAGCAAAAAATATTATTGGATCAACTCTTCCGTTTTGGAAGTATTACGCCGGGGGATATATTGCCGCCACTGGTCGCCGAATCCTATGGTTATCGACGCAGAGCACGTATCGGAATTCGCCAGTTGAAATCCCGCAAGGGCAGGGAGTTGATTTTTGGATTTCGTAAAAAACGCAGCAATGATTTGACTGATATCAATGAGTGCCATGTGTTGCACCCGGCAATTGCCGGGCGGATACCACAATTGAAAAAACTGGTGGCTGACTGCGATGGCCGAATGCACTTTTCACAGCTGGATGTGGCGGTGGGGGATGATGTGGTGGCACTGGTACTGCGTCATTTACGACCATTGGCGGATAGTGATAGAGAGCGCTGGGTGGCCTTTGCTAAAAGTGCAGGTATACACATGTATATACAGGCTGCTGATGCCGACTCCGCTCAACGCTTGTGGCCCCGGGAAGGGGAGGCTTTTCTCAGCTATCAACTGCCTGAATTTGATCTGACCCTGCGCTTTCAGCCAGCAGATTTTGTCCAGGTTAATTTCGAAATTAATCGCCAAATGGTGAGTCATGCACTGCAGCTGCTGGACCCGCAATCCTATGAGCGGGTACTGGATCTTTTCTGTGGCTTGGGGAATTTCACCCTCCCGCTGGCGCGACGTGCGGGTGAAGTGGTCGGGGTTGAAGGCCAGGGCGTGCTCACCCGCCGGGGAGTGGAGAATGCTGCACTTAATAATTTGGATAATGTGCAATTTCACGCAGCAGATCTGAATGAAGAAATAGCAAATCAAGCCTGGGCCAAGGGCGGTTTCGATAAAATCCTGTTGGACCCTCCGCGTAGTGGTGCACTGCAGGTGGTGCGAGGTATCGCGCGCTTTGAAGCAAAGAAAATTGTCTATATCTCCTGTAATCCGGCCACCCTCGCACGGGATGCCGGGGAGCTGGCACAGTTCGGCTATCGCCTGAGTCAGGCTGGGGTGATGGATATGTTCCCCCATACCGATCATGTCGAGTCCATGGCGGTTTTTGAACGGGAATCCTGAACAGTTAATTGGCTAGTCAAAAATAATCGATGCAAAAAAGCCGGGATGTTTCAGGGCAATTATGGTGCGGGTGGCCCGGTTATTGGGGGGGAGGTAAATAGAGAAAAATACGCCTGGTTACCGCATTGGTACCAAAGGAAAACTAACGTACACTGCTGGCAAATCCTTGAAGCGAAGATGTTATGCAAAGTGCACCCCTGACTAATGATTTTGAAGAAAACTGTGCGCGTTTTTTGCCTGAGGCGGCTGGACAAGGCTGTGTGTGGGCGTTGCAGGGGGAGGATGGCTTTGCATTATGCGAATCGGAGAAGCGTGCGCAAAGCGAAGTGATGCCGTTCTGGTCGCAGCGTGAATTCGCTGAGATGCACTGTGAAGGCGATTGGGCCGAATACGAAGCAGTAGCCATCGACCTGGAAGAATTTATGGATGATTGGCTCACTGGTATGCATGAAGACGTGCTGCTAGTAGGACTGAACTGGAACACTGAACTGGAAGGGGTGGAGCTGGAGCCGCTCGATCTACTGGAGCAGCTGGAGCAGGAGCTGCAATAAGCCACGCCAGAGTGCACCACCCGGCGGATAAAAATCATACAAGAGGGTGTCTCAAATGGGGCAGATTCTCGGCTTGCACACGGTTATTTATGGTGTAACGGATATTGCGGAAGCCAAAGCCTGGTATACGCAAGTACTGGAACAGGACCCCTATTTTGATAGTGAATGCTATGTGGGGTTTCGAATCGGCCAGTGTGAGCTGGGCCTGAACCCGGATGCGCGCAGTGCAATCAGTCGTGCGGATGGTGTGATCGCCTATTGGGCGGTTGCGGATATGGCCGCACAGGTAGAACGTCTCGGAGCCATGGGTGCGCGACAACACAGCGATGTGGTGGATGTTGGTGAGGGCGTACTGATGGCGAGCTTTCTCGACCCCTACGGCAACATTTTTGGGTTGATCGAACACCCGCAAGTTAAGCCGGAGGTTTCAGAACAGTAAACGGAGCAGTCCCCGTGAACAGACCGCCAGTATCCAGTTTTCGTACTTCAAATCAGAGCTTTGCGGCAGAGAGCCTAGCCCAGATAGGGCGCGGCTATGTGGCGCCGGACAGGGTTGTCCTGATTACCGGGTGTTCCAGCGGTATCGGGCGCGAACTGGCCCTGACGTTACACCGCCGCGGCACAATTGTCATTGCCACGGCAAGGCGCCCGGAAAGCCTGCAAGAGCTAGCCGATCTGGGGATCGCCACGGAGGCCCTGGATGTCAATTGTCAGACGGATATCAATCGCGTGGTGCACGCCCTCAAAGCTGCCTACGGACGCCTGGACATATTGATCAATAACGCCGGTTACGGGCAGATGGGGCCATTATTGGAGCTGGATACACGGACCCTGGAAAACCAGTTCCGAACCAATGTATTCGCGCCGCTCGCAGTGGTACGTGCCTGCGTACCACTGATGCGCAGGGGGCGGGGCAGTGTGGTCTGTAATATCGGCTCGGTCTCCGGTGTATTGGCAACACCCTTCTCCGGTGCCTACTGTGCCTCCAAGGCGGCCCTACACTCACTTTCTGAAGTACTGCGCCTCGAACTAAAACCCTTTGGCATTCGAGTGATGACAGTACAGCCGGGGGCTATTGCCTCGGAATTTGGCCGTCATGCGGAAATATCGCTACGCGGCCTCCTACCACCGGATTCACTGTATAAGCGCCAGGAGGAGACAGTGCGTGCACGCGCTCAGGAGTCGCAGCAAAATGCCACTCTGGCCAGCACTTTGGCGCGCAAACTGGTACGAGAGCTGCTGCGCAAGCGGCCGCGTACATTGGTACGAATTGGTAATCGAAGTAGCCTATTGCCCTGGCTGGCACGCTGGCTGCCCCGCGGACTGCGGGACTGGCTCATGTTGCGTCGCTTTAAGTTAAACCGGTTAGCACAAAAAGCCTGATTGTGGCTCTTTTACTGATAATTGCTAATCGGCCTGTCAGAAATTATTTGTGGAGGTAGGCTTCTGGCTCTTCCAGCCAGGATTTCACTTCGGCGTGGGTACCGCTAAACAGGATTTCGTTTTCACGCTTTTTCATCAGATAGGCGTAACTACCGTCATAATATTCTCTTAATAGAGCCATCACCAGCGGGATATAGGCTTCGCTGCAACCGCTGCGCTTCAGTTCCTGATTGGCTTCGGATAATTGTGTATCCAGCTGTTGGTAACGCTGCCCACCGAGGCGCTTGCGTATTTTCCCCAGGCTGTCACGCAGATCCTCCCCCAGTGCGACGGCACGGAATTCAGTCGTGCCAAAGCGTGGCAGGGCATCGCTAACATAATCGCGTACGATACGGCGGGCGCGATTCTCTATTGGTTCTTCCACCAAAATACGCGGAGCTGCTTTCATCGCATTTTGCAGGGACGGTGGCAGGGCGCAACGCCCAATCAAGCGGCTTTCATCTTCGATAAAAACCCGGCCGGAAGTTTGCGCCAGTTTGAGTAAATTGATGCTAGCTTGGTTTTCGAAATCAATTTGTGCTGGCTGCTCGCGCCCTGTACGGCCAAAACTGGAGCCGCGATGCCGGGCGATTGCCTCTAGGTCCAGGGAGCGACTGGCTGCCTGAATCAACTCGGTCTTGCCGCTGCCGGTATGTCCGGCAATGACAACGAATGGTATCTGCTTACTCAGGTTTTCCAGTTCATTAATCAGGTAATTGCGCATCGCTTTGTAACCACCCTCAACTAGCGGGTAATCAATACCTGCGTCGCGCAGTAACTGCTGTGTGGTGCGTGAGCGCAGGCCGCCGCGAAAGCAGTAGAGGTAGCCTTCAGGGTGTTTGTTTATAAAGGCCTGCCAAGCAACAAGCCTTGCCTGTATTACCTCCTGTGTGGCCAGCTCCCATCCCAAGGATATGGCAGCCTGCTGCCCTATTTTCTTGTACTCGGTTCCGACCAGTTCGCGTTGTCGGTTATCCAGTAGTGGATGATTTTCTGCAGTGGGGAAGGCTCCGCGTTGGAACTCCATTTGTGCGCGCACATCCAGCAACGGAATGTCGTTGAGGAAAAGTT
This DNA window, taken from Microbulbifer sp. GL-2, encodes the following:
- the rlmD gene encoding 23S rRNA (uracil(1939)-C(5))-methyltransferase RlmD: MSKKPRFITSRKPAKKTLPAEVEVSVEKFSHDMRGIARVAGKTVFIDNALPGEKVHFRYNTRRARFDEGTAVDILQASPQRCVPRCPHVDLCGGCSIQHLQTREQIAEKQKILLDQLFRFGSITPGDILPPLVAESYGYRRRARIGIRQLKSRKGRELIFGFRKKRSNDLTDINECHVLHPAIAGRIPQLKKLVADCDGRMHFSQLDVAVGDDVVALVLRHLRPLADSDRERWVAFAKSAGIHMYIQAADADSAQRLWPREGEAFLSYQLPEFDLTLRFQPADFVQVNFEINRQMVSHALQLLDPQSYERVLDLFCGLGNFTLPLARRAGEVVGVEGQGVLTRRGVENAALNNLDNVQFHAADLNEEIANQAWAKGGFDKILLDPPRSGALQVVRGIARFEAKKIVYISCNPATLARDAGELAQFGYRLSQAGVMDMFPHTDHVESMAVFERES
- a CDS encoding DUF2750 domain-containing protein, producing the protein MQSAPLTNDFEENCARFLPEAAGQGCVWALQGEDGFALCESEKRAQSEVMPFWSQREFAEMHCEGDWAEYEAVAIDLEEFMDDWLTGMHEDVLLVGLNWNTELEGVELEPLDLLEQLEQELQ
- a CDS encoding VOC family protein — its product is MGQILGLHTVIYGVTDIAEAKAWYTQVLEQDPYFDSECYVGFRIGQCELGLNPDARSAISRADGVIAYWAVADMAAQVERLGAMGARQHSDVVDVGEGVLMASFLDPYGNIFGLIEHPQVKPEVSEQ
- a CDS encoding SDR family oxidoreductase gives rise to the protein MNRPPVSSFRTSNQSFAAESLAQIGRGYVAPDRVVLITGCSSGIGRELALTLHRRGTIVIATARRPESLQELADLGIATEALDVNCQTDINRVVHALKAAYGRLDILINNAGYGQMGPLLELDTRTLENQFRTNVFAPLAVVRACVPLMRRGRGSVVCNIGSVSGVLATPFSGAYCASKAALHSLSEVLRLELKPFGIRVMTVQPGAIASEFGRHAEISLRGLLPPDSLYKRQEETVRARAQESQQNATLASTLARKLVRELLRKRPRTLVRIGNRSSLLPWLARWLPRGLRDWLMLRRFKLNRLAQKA
- the mnmH gene encoding tRNA 2-selenouridine(34) synthase MnmH gives rise to the protein MGSPSSILSVSPISIERLPLRQSTANYRELFLNDIPLLDVRAQMEFQRGAFPTAENHPLLDNRQRELVGTEYKKIGQQAAISLGWELATQEVIQARLVAWQAFINKHPEGYLYCFRGGLRSRTTQQLLRDAGIDYPLVEGGYKAMRNYLINELENLSKQIPFVVIAGHTGSGKTELIQAASRSLDLEAIARHRGSSFGRTGREQPAQIDFENQASINLLKLAQTSGRVFIEDESRLIGRCALPPSLQNAMKAAPRILVEEPIENRARRIVRDYVSDALPRFGTTEFRAVALGEDLRDSLGKIRKRLGGQRYQQLDTQLSEANQELKRSGCSEAYIPLVMALLREYYDGSYAYLMKKRENEILFSGTHAEVKSWLEEPEAYLHK